The DNA sequence TTCGATTGGACTTTGGAAAACTATTCGATTGTGCAGGAACGTTCGGACTACATGCGATTTTTGTGGAACTCGGTGATTATTGCCGGGTCCTCCACATTGCTCGGCATATTGGTTGCGGTACCCGCGGCATGGTCGATGGCGTTCGCCCCGTCGCGCCGCACAAAGGATATTCTCCTTTGGATGCTCTCAACCAAGATGCTGCCGGCAGTCGGTGTCCTCTACCCCATCTACCTGCTGTTCATTCAGTTCGAACTGCTTGATACTCACATCGGTCTGATCGCTGTTGTCATGATGATCAACCTGCCCATCATCGTGTGGATGCTGTACACCTATTTCAGGGAGATTCCAAAAGAGATACTGGAAGCCGCAAGGATCGATGGCGCGTCATTGCGGTCGGAAATTCTTTATGTGCTGACCCCTATGGCCGTACCGGGGATTGCGTCGACTATTTTGCTGAACTTCATTCTAGCCTGGAATGAGGCATTTTGGACCTTGAATCTCACTGCAGCGAAAGCTGGACCTCTGACCGCTTTCATTGCCAGCTATTCAAGTCCTGAGGGACTTTTCTACGCAAAACTCAGTGCTGCCTCGACCATGGCCATCGCTCCAATTCTGATATTGGGTTGGTTCAGTCAGAAGCAACTTGTTCGAGGGCTGACTTTCGGTGCGGTGAAGTGAAATTTGATGAAAGAGTTGCGACGAAATGCGTGATATATACTGAAATGTGCTCACCTGCCCCTGATTATGACAACGAGAACGGTCACGACTGCGTGTCGTGCGGACGATCGTCTTCGCCAATCCGGTTCAGTTTCGCGGGCACATGATACGCTTGGAAAAATCGACATGGCACATATCGTACTGGAAAAAGTAGAAAAGAAATTTGGCGCGGTTACCGTCATTCCGCCGCTCGATCTTGAGATTGAGGACGGAGAGTTCGTTGTATTCGTCGGCCCCTCCTGTTGCGGGAAGTCAACGCTGCTCAGATTGATTGCCGGACTCGAAGAGGTAACAGATGGAACAATCCGCATTGACGGAAAGGACTCGACATCGATTCCGCCTGCCAAACGCGGACTTGCCATGGTCTTTCAGTCCTACGCGCTGTATCCTCACATGACGGTGCGCAAGAACATCAGTTTTCCGCTTCGAATGGCGAAACTGGAAAAGTCCGAGCAGGCGCGGCGCGTAGAACAGGCAGCTTCGGTATTGAATCTTACGGAGTATCTAGACCGACGCCCCGGTCAGCTTTCCGGTGGTCAGCGCCAGCGAGTTGCGATCGGCCGTGCCATCGTGCGGGAACCCGCGGCGTTCCTGTTTGATGAACCGCTGTCAAATCTGGATGCGGCATTACGCGTCGGTATGAGGCTTGAGATCAGCGGTCTGCACAAGCGGCTCGAGACAACAATGATCTACGTCACCCACGATCAGGTGGAGGCCATGACAATGGCTGACAAAATCGTTGTGCTGCACGATGGGAAGATTGAGCAGGTCGGTTCGCCTTTGGAACTTTACCGCACGCCTCACAATCTCTTCGTTGCCGGATTTATCGGTTCACCCAAAATGAACTTCATTGACGGTGCCAAGGCAAAAGACTTTGATGCTCACACGATAGGTGTTCGTTCGGAACACTTTGTCCCTTCTCACACTGAGGGACTCTGGAGGGGTCAGGTGGGATTGTCTGAACATCTTGGTTCCGATACCTTTCTTCATGTCCACATGGAAAACCGCAGCGATCCGATCACGGTTCGATCTGGTGGTGATGTAGACTTCCATCACGGCGACGCGATCTACCTTACGCCGGACTCAAATTACATCTATCGATTTGACGATCAGGGGTTGCGGATTTCTTGAAGTCGCTGTTTGATCAGTTCGTGATGATCACAGATGCGACGCGTGGTGTCGGACCGAATTTCGCCGAGTCCTATGCTGTCGCAGGTTTGCGGGTCGCAGTTAAACTCGAATCGGCAGGTCAGGAGGTGAGATCCGCCAGCCACCGTGCAACTCAGCTGTGATTCTTCTTTCGCAAGCGGCACTGGGTGATCTGCCTGTTTCGGTCAGGTGTCCACATTACTCCAGAACTGCCCTGCGACCCGGCATTGTCCACATCGGTCTCGGCAATTTCCAACGGGCACATCAAGCCTGGTATCTGCAACAGCTGCTCAATATGGGATTGAACCATGATTGGGCGATCGTTGGAGCCGGCGTCCGCCCGTACGATGCAGAGCAACGAGAGAAATTCCTTAAGCAGGACTTTCTGTCAACATTGATTGAACTGTCACCCAACGGAAAAAAGGCAGAAGTCATTGGATCAATGATCGACTACATTCCAGTTGAAGACGGACATTCGGCACTCATTCGAGGTATGGCAACCGAATCAACCCGAATCGTTACCTTGACGGTAACGGAAGGCGGTTATTACGTCGATCCGTCGACAGGAGACTTTGATTTATCCCATCCTGATATCCAGCACGATATTGTCAATGCGAATCATCCCACCACGGCATTCGGTGCGATTGTCGCGGCGTTGAAAAGACGGCGTGACCGTGGCTTTGGGCCTTTTACCTGTCAAAGTTGTGACAATCTTCAAGGCAATGGCAAGATTCTGCGTAGAAACGTAGTTACGCTTGCACGGGAAACAGATTTGGAGTTGGCTGACTGGATCGAGATCAACTGCACCTTTCCGTGTTCGATGGTTGATTGCATCGTACCTGCGACCGGTCCGGCTGAACTTGCATTGAGTCAGAAGTTTGGTATCTGCGACTTGGTGCCCGTGACCCACGAGAATTTCCGTCAGTGGGTCGTCGAAGACGAGTTTTGCGCCGGGCGGCCGGATTGGAATGAGGTCGGCGTAACTTTTACAGACAGTGTTCAGGATTACGAGGCGATGAAGATTCGAATGCTCAACGCAGGCCACCAAATCGTGGCCAATCCAGGCGAGCTATTGTCCATCGATACCATCGCTGAGTGCATGACACATCCTTTGATATTCGCCATGTTCCAAAAAGTGCAGCGAGAGGAAGTCATACCACACGTCAAACCGGTTCCTGACGTGACGCCTGAACAATACCTGCAGCTGATCGTGCAACGCCTGTCCAATTCAGCACTTGGTGATACTACCAGACGGGTATGCTTCAACGGGTCATCCCTGCATGCAGGTTTCATTCTGCCTACCGTCCGAAAGGGGCTATATTCCGGCACTCCGACAAATGGGTTGGCATTGGTTGAGGCCATGTGGGCACGAATGTGTGAGGGCACTCGAGAGGATGGGTCCACAATTGAACCGAATGATCCGTTGTCAAGTGAACTTCAAGGAGTTGCACAGATGGCCAGGGAACACCCGAAGGCCTGGTTGGAACAACGCGGAATCTACGGCGACATTGCTGATGCGACTGAGTTCGTCAAGAACTTCGAAACCTGGCTGGATAGAATATGGGCGGTCGGATGCGAGTCAGTGTTGAAGGAATACACAGCCACTTGAGATAATCGCGAGCACCGCGGTACGTCAAAATACCATGCTGGGACGACCGGTGTCTTGTCGCGCATTTGGGATAGCGTTCGTTTCGAGCAACTCGAAGACCTGCGTGCGAGATTCTGCCAAAATGGGTTGATTCGAGGGTATTTGCTGCATTTTGATGGAAATCGGCTTGATCAGGGAAATCTTCGACGCCGACAGTTCGCTTCAACGTCTTTGTATGTATTGAGTATTGATGCTCAAGAATCAACCAGCCGCGGCCATTCGGACTTGGTTTTGGCGATTGACAGGCAGATTTTCATATTTGAGTGCAAAATGCTCAGTGAAGGCGATGATGGGAATCAAAGGGTTTCAGAAGCCATTGCGCAGATCAAAAGTCGCGGTTATGCAGACAAGTATCGTGATGGAGTCAATTCAATTTACTTCATCGGTGCGGTATTTGACGGTAAGACAAGAAACCTCTCAAAGCTGGAAATCGTTCCTGATTGAATGGCTTCGTAGTTGAGTGCAGTTCTCAAAGAAAACCGAAAGGCCAAGACACCCCCATCTCCACGAATAATTTGGATAGCGGGCGGGTCCGTCAATTTATCTGATCACGTTGACGGAACCACTGCCTGGAATAATGATTGGACAATGGCTCGTCAACATTCAATTGGTGGGCGCACCTGGGATTGAACCAGGGACCTCTTGCATGTCAAGCAAGTGCTCTCCCCCTGAGCTATGCGCCCCAACAACAGTTTCAAGGTGAGCAAGATTTTACTCTACCATACTCGTTTGTTGAACCAAAGTTTCCCATGACCACATGAAACTCCCGCATGTCAATCCGGGTCTCCTTTATGAGTTCTAGGAATTCGTCTGCTGTAACTGAACTATTTGTCATTGAAGCACCGGAACAAAATGATGGTTTTTCGGAGAGTAATCCTACCCGACCAAGTCATCCGGACTCACAAAGTTGAAACTTTAGACCGGAATAAATGTAAGGTGTTACTGGAAGTGAAAATAGCACAAGACTCACCAGTGAATTATCGATAAAGCCGATTCACTGCAGTTCCAAATTGATCAGCAAATTCTTGAATTTAATTCTAGCCTTGCGCCCCAGCGATTCAATAATCCATGAAATTTACCGATGAGATAGCAAATTTCAATCAGTTTGGTTCATTTACCCAAATTGAACGGGACGATGATGTGGATTACTTCATCAATTGCTATTGGACTGCACGACAAAGGCAAGCCAACCGTATACACGAAGTCAGCTATCGGGCTTGCTTCAAGCCGCAACTTCCCGCCTTTTTTATCAATAGGCTCACGCAGATAAATGATGTTGTCTACGACCCATTCATGGGACGCGGCACAACACCGATCGAATCCGCTTTGCTCGGTCGCATACCCTACGGAAACGATGTCAATCCAGTCAGTATTGCGATTACTGAACCGCGCATCAATCCACCGGATCCATTTTCGATCCAAAAACGTTTGACGGAAATTCCCTGGGACAGTTTCAAGGATGTCGAAAATCAAGATCTGCTCGTGTTCTATCACCCGGATACGCTGGCAAAGCTGGAAGGATTGAGGAAGTGGCTCATTCAACGAGCAACAAGCGGGGCGCTCGACCCTGCTGACAAATGGATTCGAATGGTGGCAATCAATCGACTGACCGGCCATTCGCCAGGATTCTTCTCGGTCTACACAATGCCACCCAATCAAGCAGTGTCCATCAAAAGTCAACACCGGATCAACGAACGCAGAAATCAGATACCGCCAGTGCGTGACGTTCCCCTTCTGATCTGGAAAAAGTCCAAACGGCTGCTGTCACAACCCGTTGTGCGGGCGGCAAACTATCTTCTTCTGAATGAGCGTTCGGATCACACCGCACAAATTCCAGATGACAGCGTTGATCTGGTAGTCACATCACCACCGTTTCTCGATATAGTCGACTACGAGGCTGATAACTGGTTGCGTTGCTGGTTTCTATGCATTGACCCCCATTCGGTGGACATCACGATGGTCAAGTCGATCCACACTTGGCGACAGTTCACCCATCGGACATTGCTTGAGCTGTCACGAATCGTCAAACCGGGAGGTCATGCCGCATATGAGGTCGGAGAAGTCAGAAGTGCGAAAGTCCATCTTGAAACCGAAGTGATCGCTGCAGCTGAGGGTACCGGATTGGAGGTTCTCGGTGTGCTGATCAATCAGCAGGAATTCACCAAAACCGCGAACTGCTGGGGTGTTGACAATAACCGCAGGGGTACGAATACCAACCGCATCGTACTGATGCGCAACACAAGGTAGTCTTGCATGCCCTATCCGTCCAGAAATGCGACTTCCCTGAGTTCGTTGATCTGATCCTGGACCAGTGCCGCGTTCTCAAATTCAAGCTTTGACGCAAAGTCATCCATCTGCTTTTCGAGTCGGCGAAGCTCTTGCGCAACTTGCTTGGGATCCTGAAGGTCGACTTCACTGACAGATGCTGCCGTGTCAATCGCCGAATCCCGGTCGCCTTTACGGCGTTTGTTTCTTCGGCGGCCGTGCACTCCCTCAATGATGTCTTTGACTTCTTTTGCCACCCCTTCGGGAACGATACCGTTGACTTCATTATGCTGCCGCTGCTTTGTCCGTCTTCTGTCGGTTTCGTCGATGGCTGCCTGCATCGAGTCAGTCACGTAGTCGGCATACAGAATTGCGGTGCCGCTGAGATGGCGCGCAGCACGGCCGATAGTCTGGATCAATGAGGAAGTCGACCTCAGAAACCCTTGCTTGTCAGCATCCAGTACCGCAACCAGAGATACCTCCGGCAAGTCAAGACCTTCCCTCAGGAGGTTGATTCCGACCAATACATCAAAAACTCCAGCTCGAAGATCGCGGATGATTTCCACACGCTCAACCGTGTCAATGTCCGAATGAAGGTAGCGAACCCTTATGTTCTGTTCGCCCAGATAATCAGTCAGATCCTCTGCCATTCGCTTGGTCAGGGTGGTAACCAGCGTACGCTCGTCCAACGCGACCCGTCTGTTGATTTCCGACATCAAATCATCAACCTGGGTTCTTACCTCGCGAACTTCAACAACAGGATCAACCAAGCCAGTCGGTCGAACAACCTGATCGACAAAAACCGGATTCATCTGTCTTTCGTAGGGTCCGGGTGTCGCGGACATGCAGATCACCACATTCACCTTGTTTTCGAACTCCTCGAACATCAGTGGACGGTTGTCCAGTGCCGACGGCAGCCGAAATCCAAAGTTAACCAGCGTAGTCTTTCGCGAGCGATCACCTCGATACATGGCCCTCAACTGCGGAATGGTCACGTGACTCTCGTCAATGAAAATCAGCGCGTCCTTGGGCAGATAATCAATCAGGGTATCAGGCGGGTCGCCGGTCGCCCTGTTGGAAAGGTGCAGTGAGTAGTTTTCGATACCATTGCAGTATCCCAACTGTTCCAGCATTTCCAGGTCATAGGTTGTCCGCTGTGCCAGTCGTTGAGCCTCGACCAGCATGTTTTCCCTGTGAAGATGCTGAAGCCGGTTTTCAAGTTCTTTCTTGATTCGTATCACCGCTTTGTCAATGGTGCTCTGGGCGGTCACGTAATGGGACTTCGGAAATACCGTAAATCGTATGATCTGATCGTTGATCACTTCACCCGTCAGTGGATCAAACAGGTGGAGTCGATCGATTTCGTCACCGAACAGCTCGACGCGGACAACCGCTCGGTCAGAGTCTGCGGGATAGATGTCAATGACATCACCCCTGACCCTGAAAGTGCCTCTTTTCAGTGCGGCATCGTTACGGGTGTATTGAAGCTCCGCCAATGTCCTTAGGATTTTTCTCTGATCGATCTGGGCACCCTTTCGCAGATGAAGAATCATCTTGTTGTATTCATTCGGATTACCCAGACCGAAGATCGCCGATACTGTCGCTACGATGATCGTATCACGGCGCATAAGCAACGCATTGGTGGCAGAAAGACGCATTTGGTCAATGTGCTCGTTGATCGAGGCGTCTTTCTCGATATAGGTATCGGAACTCGGAACATAGGCCTCTGGCTGGTAGTAGTCGTAGTAGGAAACAAAATACTCAACGGCATTGTTCGGGAAAAAGTCCCGCAACTCCGAGTAAAGCTGTGCGGCCAATGTCTTGTTGTGAGCCAGTACCAGCGCTGGCTTGCCCGTTTGGGCAATCACATTGGCCATGGTGAATGTCTTGCCGCTGCCGGTCGCGCCCAATAGCGTCTGAAAAGGCGTTCCAGACTCTAGGCCTGTGATCAGCTCCCTGATCGCGGCAGGCTGGTCGCCCGACGGGCTGTAGTCCGAAGTCAACTCAAACTGCTGCAAGATTTTGTCTCCGTATATATCCGTTCGGCTATACTTTTAGCGATATTCCCTAAGCCAACCTGAGTCCATCGACAATGAGTACAAACGCCCTGTCCGACCGAGTCAATTCCATTAAACCTTCAGCTACAATCGCTGTATCTACCCTCGCCCGGGAACTGCGGGCAGCAGGACGGGATGTAATTGGACTTGGTGCCGGAGAACCTGACTTCGATACACCGGAGAATGTCAAACAGGCAGCGTTTGAAGCGATTACCAATGGCCTCACAAAGTATACACCAGCCGATGGAACTGCCGAGCTGAAGCAAGCCGTTGTTGACAAGTTCGAACGCGAGAACCAATTGACATACAGTCCTGCGAATATTATTGTTTCCACCGGTGCCAAGCAAAGTATTATCAACGTAATGACAGCACTTCTTAATGAGGGAGATGAAGTCATTATCGTTGCACCCTACTGGGTATCCTATACCGATATGACTGTTCTTTCAGGCGGCAAGGCGGTGGTGATTGATGCTGACATCGAGCAGGATTTCAAGCTGCAGCCTGAACAGTTGCGGGAAGCAATTTCAGATCGGACCAAATTGTTGATGCTGAACAGCCCGAGCAATCCGACCGGAGTTGCCTATAGCCGGCAAGAACTGGAACAGCTGGCGCAGGTTTTGCTGGAATACCCGCAGGTTCACATCCTGACAGACGACATTTATGAACACATCCAGTGGAGCGGCAGCCCGTTTTGCAATATTGTCAATGCATGTCCTGAACTCTTTGAGCGAACCATTGTGGTGAACGGAGTATCCAAGGCCTATGCGATGACAGGATGGCGAATCGGATTTGCCGCGTCCAATGAGACATTGACTGCAGCGATGCGCAAGATTCAGTCGCAAACCACCTCGAATCCAAATTCGATTGCGCAAGCCGCAGCCGTGGAGGCGCTCAATGGACCACAGGACGCAATCACGGTCATGGTTGAGCAATTCAAGAAAAGACACGATTTCATTGTCGCCGCCTTGAACGAAATCGATGGCATCAAATGTCTTGCCGGGGACGGTGCGTTTTACGCATTTCCCGATTGCCGGGAACTGATTGAAAGATTGGAAGGTGTGGATTCTGATGTGGCCTTGTCTCAGCATATTCTGAACGAGGCTGAGGTGGCGGTCGTTCCAGGAAGTGCTTTTGGAGGGCCCGGTTACATCAGACTTTCATTTGCGACAAGTATGGATAATCTTGAACAGGCGATGCAGCGAATGCAGCGTATTTTCTGACTCGTGCAAGTTTTTGCAGTTTTCGGATTGATCAAGATGGTTTGCCGGATTGAAGCCCGTCAACACCATGAATCACACTGAGACCGCATTGACCGATTCCGCCAATCGAAGTTCGAAGCGCTCGCTGACTTTGAGCACAAAACAGATTTGCCCAACTAGCGACACATTATTTTCGCCCCATTGATTGAGGAGACACTTAAACATGCTGAACCCTGAATGGAACGATGAAAGAATCGAAGACTATCTCAAGTCCCTGGATTGCTGGCAAGGTGACATCATTATCGAGCCACTTGTCGGAGGCCTGTGCAACAAGAGTTTTGTGGTCACCGATGGCGACGTAAGGTCGGTCGCCAGAATCGGTTCTGACATACCTGTACACGGCATCATGCAGACTTCGGTTCAAGCTTCGATGCAGGCTGCGGCAGATATCGGAGTCAGCCCGAAAGTTCACTATACCGAAAGGTCACTCGTCATTCTGGATTTTCTGCCAGGTGGAAGCCTGCGACCGGAGGACATGGAGGGAAACCCTGCGAACTGCGAAAAAATCGTGCGTGTTTTGAAACGGCTGCATGAGGGGTCGGATCATGTACACGGTGCCCTCACCTATTTCTGGCCGTTTCAGGTCATCCGCAATTATGTGGAAATCGGCACTCGGAAGAATTCCCGGCTGACCGATCAGTTTTCCGAGTTGGTTCGGGTCAACAATCTTCTGGAAGGCAATATTCGAAGTTACCTGCCGGTTCTGACACATAACGATGCGGTTCCACAAAACTTCATGTTTGACGAATCCAGTGAGGTCTGGCTGATCGACTGGGATTACGGTGGCTATGGACATCCGATGTTCGATCTCGTCGGTGTCAGTTGTAATGCGGACATGAGCGAGGGTTCGGAGCGTGAGCTGTTCGAAATGTACTATGGCACGATCGATGAGGACTTGGACCGACAGCTTGTGGCATTCAAATTGGTACTGAATCTTCGCGAGTACATGTGGGGAATGGTTCAGGAAGTGACATCCGATCTCGACAGCGACAATGTTGCTGCATCCATGACCGATCTGTATCCGGACCAGGAAGCCGGTTATGAGGGATATACAAACATGAACAGGGATCGTTTTGAAAGCAATTGGAAACGGTACTGCCACATATTCGAATGATGGTGAAACGAATTCATTTACCGGAAATTCTCACGCGGTAATGTTCCCGCTTGCATTTGCTAAAATGTAATTTCGGACTGTATGCGCAAGTCAGCATGCGGTTGCTGGAAAAACTTAATTTGCGATCCGAAAGGATGGAGGTATCCAACATGCAAAAGTACATTTGTAATGCTTTAGTAGCTTGTTTTGCTGTGGTCTTATCCTATGTTCCAATCGCTTCGGCCGAGGTCGAATCGACAGACCCGATAAAGATTACCTGGCACGACTGGACCGGGCAGTTTATCACCGCTACGATGGTCGGTGAGATTCTCAAATCAATGGGATACAGCGTAGAGTATGTACCCGCCGATTACATCGCACAGTTCGTCGGACTTGAATCCGGCGATCTTCATGTCGCGGTGGAGATCTGGGAGACCACGGGAAAGGATGCCCTTGAAGCTTCACTTGCAACCGGCAAGACCGTTGATCTTGGCGAGACAGGCATGGATGCGATTGAAGAATGGTGGTATCCCTTGTATATGAAGGAAAAGTGCCCTGGATTGCCTGACTGGACAGCCTTGAATGGTTGTGCCGAGGCATTCTCGACACCTGAAACCCATCCCCGCGGTCGATATCTTGGCGGGCCCGTGACTTGGAGCGGCTATGACGACGAGCGGGCTGAGTCACTTGGACTGGATTACGACGTAGTCCATGCCGGCACAGATGCAGCTCTGTTTGCAGAGATTGAATCGGCTTACCAGCGAGGAGCGCCGATCTTGGCCTGGGTCTATGCCCCACACTGGGCACCGGCAAAATACGAAGGTGAGTGGGTTGAGTTTCCACGCTACACGGACGAATGCTACAACGACCCGTCATGGGGAGGCAATCCCGATATGGCATATGATTGCGGCAAACCCAGAGGATGGATCAAGGCGGTCGGCTGGGCTGGCGGCGAGCAAAAGTGGCCCAAAGCCTATCAGGCGATCCGAAATTTCACGATTGACAATGACCTGATGAGTTCCCTGATTATCAAGGTGGACCTTGAGGGAATGTCTGTCGAGGATGTTGTCGCTGATTGGTTGGCCAACAACGAGTCTGTGTGGAAAGCCTGGACAATGTAAATGTAGCGAATTGACACCTCTGATAAGAACGCGCCAGCACCCATTGGCCGGTTCTGGCGCGTTTTTGCTTTCATGGGCAATCAATTGAATTGAATCCAAAACGACGCCATGCCCGAGTCTGATGCCATCCTGACCTGCCAGAATGTCTGGAAGCTGTTCGGCAAGGACGCGGAGCGCTTTCTGTCCGTTGAATCCAACATCGATGACGCTGCGCTGTCATCGGCCGGATTGATCGGTGCCGTACGCGATGCGAATATTGAAGTCGCCGAAGGCGAGATATTTGTCATCATGGGATTGTCAGGTTCTGGAAAATCGACATTGCTCCGATGTCTCTCGCGCCTGATTGAGCCCACGTCAGGTGTGATCGAGTTTGAAGGTGAGAATCTTCTCGATCGGACCGAGAATCAGATGATTGAGATACGACGACACAAAATGGGCATGGTATTCCAGCATTTTGCCCTGATGCCGCATCTGACAGTTCTCGGTAATGTTGCCTTTCCTTTGGAAGTACAAGGGGTCGACAAGAAAAACAGAGAAGAGCGCGCACACGAGGTGATCAAACTGGTGGGTCTGAAAGGTCGGGAATCGTACTATCCCAGAGAGTTGTCAGGCGGTCAGCAGCAGCGCGTCGGCATTGCCCGATCCCTTTCAGTTGAACCCAAGATATGGTTTCTGGATGAACCGTTTTCTGCGTTGGACCCCTTGATCCGACGGGAAATGCAAGATGAGTTTCTCAAGATCCAGTCAGTGCTCAACAAGACCATTGTGTTTATCACACACGATTTTAACGAAGCGATTCGACTTGCTGATCGGATCGCCATTATGAAAAGCGGTCTGATCATCCAGGTCGGAACACCCGAGGAACTGGTATTGCATCCGGCCGACAGCTATGTCGAAGAATTTACCAACGATCTCACACGTTCGAAAGTTTTTTCTGCGCGAACTGTAATGAAGGACAAGCCTCCGAATACAGTGACGGGAGGGAGCGTTCTGCAGACCACCAAGGTCGATGAGCTGGCCGAAGAGCTGATCAACTCAGAACGACCGTATGATGTCGTCGACAGTGAGGGTGAGATCCTGGGAATGATCACACGTGAGGATGTGATCAACGTCCTCGTCAACAAGTCTACCTAGATCCCAGCGAAATGACCGGTGCTTCAGTTCAAGCTCGACTCACTCTTGCACGATCGAAACAAATTGCTTTATGGCTGTTGGCGTTTGCGATCATCGCCGTTATCTGGTTAGGTGGTGAACTATGGCCTTGGGCGGTAAAGGCACCGAAGGAACTCAGCTGGAAGATTGAGAGTCTGGGTAGCTGCACATCGGTGCGCTATTGTGTCACAGGCTTCATGAAATGGCTGGTTGGAGACGAAGCCTATGTCTTCCCCTGGACCTTCAAGGAATTCACTCGGGCTATCGCTGCCGGAATCGAACTCCCCTATCAGTTTATTAAATCTCTCCTGGTTGCCGGCTTCACCATCCCCGTGGGTGAAGGGCAATCATGGCAGACTCCCCCGCTGTCATGGCTGGGCATCACAATCGTCATGACTTGGGTTGCCTATCGTCTCAAGGACTGGACTTTGGCATTGATGGTCTTTCTGTGTATCGGCTACATCACGATCTTCGGTCACTGGGAAAGCGCAACGATCACCTTGTCCTCTATCGCTGTCGCAGTTCCGATTGGAGTGATCATCGGAATCAGTTTTGGCATTCTGGGCTATCGTTATCCAACGTTCGAACGGGCGATCACCCCGATACTCGATCTGATGCAGACGGTTCCGATCTTTGCCTATTTGGTACCAGTTCTGTTCTTGTTTGGCTTCGGCCCGGTATCCGCCATAACGGCAACCGTTATTTACGCAACACCACCCATGGTTCGAATTACCATGCTGGCACTGCGGACTGTTCCGACCGATATCAAGGAATTCGGCAAGATGGTCGGGTGCACAAGACGTCAGATGACATGGCGAGTCCTCATACCATCGGCGAAACCGGGTCTGATGGTTGGTGTGAACCAGGTCATCATGCTATCGCTGAATATGGTGATTATCGCCTCCATGATTGGTGCCGGTGGATTGGGATTCGATGTGCTTGCATCCTTGAGACGCCAGGCGATCGGAGATGGGTTGGAAGCTGGTATTGCCATTACGTTGATTGCAATTGTCGTTGATCGTCTGACACAAGCGTGGGCAGCACAGGCACCGGAAATGTACAGCGAATCCGACGATACACGGAGCAATCGTACCAGGTTTCTCCTTGTTGTGTTCACTGTGCTGGCAATTACGACCA is a window from the Acidiferrobacterales bacterium genome containing:
- a CDS encoding carbohydrate ABC transporter permease, producing MAITTSTRRQVINTILAWGVGLVIFFPVLWTVLTSFKSEAQAIADPPLFLFFDWTLENYSIVQERSDYMRFLWNSVIIAGSSTLLGILVAVPAAWSMAFAPSRRTKDILLWMLSTKMLPAVGVLYPIYLLFIQFELLDTHIGLIAVVMMINLPIIVWMLYTYFREIPKEILEAARIDGASLRSEILYVLTPMAVPGIASTILLNFILAWNEAFWTLNLTAAKAGPLTAFIASYSSPEGLFYAKLSAASTMAIAPILILGWFSQKQLVRGLTFGAVK
- a CDS encoding mannitol dehydrogenase family protein, with product MILLSQAALGDLPVSVRCPHYSRTALRPGIVHIGLGNFQRAHQAWYLQQLLNMGLNHDWAIVGAGVRPYDAEQREKFLKQDFLSTLIELSPNGKKAEVIGSMIDYIPVEDGHSALIRGMATESTRIVTLTVTEGGYYVDPSTGDFDLSHPDIQHDIVNANHPTTAFGAIVAALKRRRDRGFGPFTCQSCDNLQGNGKILRRNVVTLARETDLELADWIEINCTFPCSMVDCIVPATGPAELALSQKFGICDLVPVTHENFRQWVVEDEFCAGRPDWNEVGVTFTDSVQDYEAMKIRMLNAGHQIVANPGELLSIDTIAECMTHPLIFAMFQKVQREEVIPHVKPVPDVTPEQYLQLIVQRLSNSALGDTTRRVCFNGSSLHAGFILPTVRKGLYSGTPTNGLALVEAMWARMCEGTREDGSTIEPNDPLSSELQGVAQMAREHPKAWLEQRGIYGDIADATEFVKNFETWLDRIWAVGCESVLKEYTAT
- a CDS encoding PD-(D/E)XK nuclease domain-containing protein, coding for MSIDAQESTSRGHSDLVLAIDRQIFIFECKMLSEGDDGNQRVSEAIAQIKSRGYADKYRDGVNSIYFIGAVFDGKTRNLSKLEIVPD
- a CDS encoding DNA methyltransferase encodes the protein MKFTDEIANFNQFGSFTQIERDDDVDYFINCYWTARQRQANRIHEVSYRACFKPQLPAFFINRLTQINDVVYDPFMGRGTTPIESALLGRIPYGNDVNPVSIAITEPRINPPDPFSIQKRLTEIPWDSFKDVENQDLLVFYHPDTLAKLEGLRKWLIQRATSGALDPADKWIRMVAINRLTGHSPGFFSVYTMPPNQAVSIKSQHRINERRNQIPPVRDVPLLIWKKSKRLLSQPVVRAANYLLLNERSDHTAQIPDDSVDLVVTSPPFLDIVDYEADNWLRCWFLCIDPHSVDITMVKSIHTWRQFTHRTLLELSRIVKPGGHAAYEVGEVRSAKVHLETEVIAAAEGTGLEVLGVLINQQEFTKTANCWGVDNNRRGTNTNRIVLMRNTR
- the uvrB gene encoding excinuclease ABC subunit UvrB, with amino-acid sequence MLQQFELTSDYSPSGDQPAAIRELITGLESGTPFQTLLGATGSGKTFTMANVIAQTGKPALVLAHNKTLAAQLYSELRDFFPNNAVEYFVSYYDYYQPEAYVPSSDTYIEKDASINEHIDQMRLSATNALLMRRDTIIVATVSAIFGLGNPNEYNKMILHLRKGAQIDQRKILRTLAELQYTRNDAALKRGTFRVRGDVIDIYPADSDRAVVRVELFGDEIDRLHLFDPLTGEVINDQIIRFTVFPKSHYVTAQSTIDKAVIRIKKELENRLQHLHRENMLVEAQRLAQRTTYDLEMLEQLGYCNGIENYSLHLSNRATGDPPDTLIDYLPKDALIFIDESHVTIPQLRAMYRGDRSRKTTLVNFGFRLPSALDNRPLMFEEFENKVNVVICMSATPGPYERQMNPVFVDQVVRPTGLVDPVVEVREVRTQVDDLMSEINRRVALDERTLVTTLTKRMAEDLTDYLGEQNIRVRYLHSDIDTVERVEIIRDLRAGVFDVLVGINLLREGLDLPEVSLVAVLDADKQGFLRSTSSLIQTIGRAARHLSGTAILYADYVTDSMQAAIDETDRRRTKQRQHNEVNGIVPEGVAKEVKDIIEGVHGRRRNKRRKGDRDSAIDTAASVSEVDLQDPKQVAQELRRLEKQMDDFASKLEFENAALVQDQINELREVAFLDG